Proteins encoded together in one Sinorhizobium meliloti window:
- the rpsL gene encoding 30S ribosomal protein S12 produces the protein MPTVNQLIRKPRQAQVKRNKVPALQENPQKRGVCTRVYTTTPKKPNSALRKVAKIRLTNGFEVIGYIPGEGHNLQEHSVVMIRGGRVKDLPGVRYHIIRGVLDTQGVKNRKQRRSKYGAKRPK, from the coding sequence ATGCCTACCGTAAACCAGCTGATCCGCAAGCCGCGTCAGGCACAGGTAAAGCGCAACAAGGTTCCTGCACTGCAGGAGAACCCGCAGAAGCGCGGCGTTTGCACCCGCGTCTACACGACGACCCCGAAGAAGCCGAACTCGGCTCTCCGTAAGGTCGCCAAGATCCGCCTGACGAATGGCTTCGAGGTGATCGGCTACATTCCGGGTGAAGGCCACAACCTTCAGGAGCACTCCGTGGTCATGATCCGCGGCGGCCGCGTGAAGGACCTTCCGGGTGTTCGTTACCACATCATCCGCGGCGTTCTCGATACGCAGGGTGTGAAGAACCGTAAGCAGCGCCGCTCGAAGTACGGCGCGAAGCGTCCGAAATAA
- the fusA gene encoding elongation factor G, whose amino-acid sequence MAREYKIEDYRNFGIMAHIDAGKTTTTERILYYTGKSHKIGEVHDGAATMDWMEQEQERGITITSAATTTFWKGRDGKTRRFNIIDTPGHVDFTIEVERSLRVLDGAIALLDANAGVEPQTETVWRQAEKYHVPRMIFCNKMDKTGADFYRSVEMIKTRLGATAVVMQLPIGAESDFKGVVDLIEMNALVWRDESLGAQWDVVEIPADMKEKAEEYREKLIETVVEIDEAAMEAYLEGTYPDNDKIRELVRRGTIDVKFHPMFCGTAFKNKGVQPLLDAVVDYLPSPIDIPAIKGIDVKTEGEITRKADDNEPLSMLAFKIMNDPFVGSLTFARIYSGKLEKGTSVMNTVKEKRERVGRMLQMHSNSREDIEEAFAGDIVALAGLKETTTGDTLCDPLKPVILERMEFPEPVIQIAIEPKTKGDQEKMGLALNRLAAEDPSFRVKTDEESGQTIIAGMGELHLDIIVDRMRREFKVEASVGAPQVAYRETITRKHEEDYTHKKQSGGTGQFARVKIVFEPNPEGEDFAFESKIVGGAVPKEYIPGVQKGIESVLSSGPLAGFPMLGVKATLIDGAFHDVDSSVLAFEIASRACFREAAKKAGAQLLEPIMKVEVVTPEDYVGDVIGDLNSRRGQIQGQEARGVAVVINAHVPLANMFKYVDNLRSMSQGRAQYTMLFDHYAPVPSNVAQEIQAKYSGQK is encoded by the coding sequence ATGGCTCGCGAATATAAAATCGAAGACTACCGAAACTTCGGTATCATGGCGCACATCGACGCCGGCAAGACGACGACGACCGAACGTATCCTCTACTACACCGGCAAGTCCCACAAGATCGGCGAAGTCCATGACGGCGCCGCGACGATGGACTGGATGGAGCAGGAGCAGGAGCGCGGCATCACGATCACGTCTGCTGCGACCACGACCTTCTGGAAAGGTCGCGACGGCAAGACGCGGCGCTTCAACATCATCGACACTCCCGGCCACGTCGACTTCACCATCGAAGTCGAGCGCTCGCTGCGCGTTCTCGACGGTGCGATCGCGCTTCTCGACGCCAACGCCGGTGTCGAGCCGCAGACGGAAACCGTCTGGCGCCAGGCCGAGAAGTATCATGTTCCGCGCATGATCTTCTGCAACAAGATGGACAAGACCGGTGCGGACTTCTACCGCTCGGTCGAGATGATCAAGACGCGCCTCGGCGCGACGGCCGTCGTTATGCAGCTGCCGATCGGCGCTGAAAGCGACTTCAAGGGTGTTGTCGACCTGATCGAGATGAATGCTCTCGTATGGCGCGACGAATCGCTCGGCGCCCAGTGGGACGTCGTCGAAATCCCGGCCGACATGAAGGAAAAGGCGGAAGAATACCGCGAAAAGCTGATCGAGACGGTTGTCGAGATCGACGAAGCGGCGATGGAAGCCTACCTGGAAGGTACCTATCCGGATAACGACAAGATCCGTGAACTGGTCCGTCGCGGTACGATCGACGTCAAGTTCCACCCCATGTTCTGCGGCACCGCCTTCAAGAACAAGGGCGTTCAGCCTCTGCTCGACGCCGTTGTCGATTACCTGCCGTCGCCGATCGACATTCCGGCGATCAAGGGTATCGACGTCAAGACCGAGGGCGAGATCACCCGTAAGGCCGACGACAACGAGCCGCTTTCGATGCTCGCGTTCAAGATCATGAACGACCCCTTCGTCGGTTCGCTGACCTTCGCGCGCATCTATTCCGGCAAGCTCGAAAAGGGCACGTCGGTGATGAACACGGTCAAGGAAAAGCGCGAGCGCGTCGGCCGCATGCTGCAGATGCATTCCAACTCGCGTGAAGACATCGAAGAAGCCTTCGCCGGCGACATCGTTGCTCTGGCCGGCCTCAAGGAAACCACCACGGGCGATACGCTTTGCGATCCGCTGAAGCCGGTTATCCTCGAGCGCATGGAATTCCCCGAGCCGGTCATCCAGATCGCCATCGAGCCGAAGACCAAGGGCGACCAGGAAAAGATGGGCCTCGCGCTCAACCGCCTGGCTGCCGAGGATCCGTCCTTCCGCGTCAAGACCGACGAGGAGTCCGGCCAGACGATCATCGCCGGTATGGGCGAACTTCACCTGGACATCATCGTCGACCGCATGCGTCGCGAGTTCAAGGTCGAAGCTTCGGTCGGTGCCCCGCAGGTAGCTTACCGCGAGACCATTACGCGCAAGCACGAAGAAGATTACACGCACAAGAAGCAGTCCGGTGGTACCGGCCAGTTCGCGCGCGTCAAGATCGTCTTCGAACCGAACCCGGAAGGCGAAGACTTCGCATTCGAATCGAAGATTGTCGGTGGTGCTGTTCCGAAGGAATATATCCCCGGCGTTCAGAAGGGTATCGAAAGCGTCCTGTCCTCGGGTCCGCTCGCGGGCTTCCCGATGCTCGGCGTCAAGGCGACGCTGATCGACGGTGCGTTCCACGACGTCGACTCGTCGGTCCTGGCCTTCGAAATCGCTTCCCGTGCATGCTTCCGTGAAGCCGCGAAGAAGGCTGGAGCTCAGCTCCTCGAGCCGATCATGAAGGTCGAGGTCGTGACGCCGGAAGATTACGTCGGTGACGTTATCGGTGACCTGAACTCTCGCCGTGGCCAGATCCAGGGTCAGGAAGCACGCGGCGTCGCCGTGGTGATCAATGCCCACGTGCCGCTCGCGAACATGTTCAAGTACGTGGACAACCTGCGCTCGATGTCGCAGGGCCGCGCTCAGTACACGATGCTGTTCGATCACTACGCGCCGGTTCCGTCGAACGTCGCGCAGGAAATCCAGGCGA
- the rpsG gene encoding 30S ribosomal protein S7 codes for MSRRHRAEKREINPDPKFGDLVVTKFMNAIMLHGKKSVAESIVYGAFDAVQSKLKQEPVAVFHSALDNIAPHVEVRSRRVGGATYQVPVDVRPERRQALAIRWLIAAARKRNETTMVDRLCGELMDAANNRGSAVKKREDTHKMADANRAFSHYRW; via the coding sequence ATGTCCCGACGTCACAGAGCAGAAAAGCGTGAGATCAACCCGGATCCGAAGTTCGGTGATCTGGTCGTCACGAAGTTCATGAACGCAATCATGCTGCACGGCAAGAAGTCCGTTGCGGAAAGCATCGTCTACGGTGCGTTCGATGCGGTCCAGTCGAAGCTGAAGCAGGAGCCGGTCGCCGTGTTCCACTCCGCGCTCGACAACATCGCTCCGCATGTCGAAGTGCGTTCGCGCCGCGTCGGTGGTGCTACCTACCAGGTGCCGGTCGACGTTCGTCCGGAGCGCCGTCAGGCTCTCGCTATCCGCTGGCTGATCGCAGCTGCCCGTAAGCGCAATGAAACGACCATGGTCGATCGCCTGTGCGGCGAACTCATGGACGCAGCGAACAATCGCGGCAGCGCAGTGAAGAAGCGCGAAGACACCCACAAGATGGCTGATGCCAACCGTGCGTTCTCGCACTACCGCTGGTAA